In Bradysia coprophila strain Holo2 unplaced genomic scaffold, BU_Bcop_v1 contig_350, whole genome shotgun sequence, a genomic segment contains:
- the LOC119080792 gene encoding uncharacterized protein LOC119080792, with protein sequence MKSLRMCNRVAKSKGITDDEGRIYLSYRVPLNTDEDPNDLCQCIRSFVLQGDWWLGVKHFCYVECDTVTLMLIGTPDKEFIDAVPVYQDKDPIDVLSQFYGIYSNTQVWKDNCSAKPGVSQDGLKNIVWTCEYSGSNLPPPDVLCDYMITSINGSFDNSLLNKSVTHSCTVKGEKFYFNLVANDKSLKQLILTLIS encoded by the exons ATGAAAAGTTTGAGAATGTGCAATCGAGTGGCTAAGTCGAAAGGTATTACGGACGATGAAGGCAGAATATACCTAAGTTATCGAGTTCCTCTTAACACCGATGAAGATCCAA atGATCTATGCCAATGTATACGATCGTTCGTTCTGCAAGGTGATTGGTGGCTTggtgtaaaacatttttgttatgtAGAGTGTGATACTGTGACTTTAATGTTGATCGGAACTCCCGATAAAGAATTTATCGATGCAGTTCCGGTATACCAGGACAAAGATCCAATTGATGTACTGAGCCAGTTTTACGGAATTTATTCGAATACACAAGTTTGGAAAGACAATTGTTCTGCTAAGCCAGGAGTATCGCAAGAtggattgaaaaatattgtttggaCTTGCGAATATAGCGGATCAAATCTTCCACCGCCAGATGTGCTCTGTGATTACATGATCACTAGCATAAATGGGTCTTTTGATAACAGCCTTTTAAATAAATCCGTAACACATTCGTGTACGGTCAAGGGTGAAAAGTTCTACTTTAATCTAGTTGCTAATGATAAGTCTTTAAAGCAGCTTATCTTAACACTTATctcatag